A part of Penaeus vannamei isolate JL-2024 chromosome 1, ASM4276789v1, whole genome shotgun sequence genomic DNA contains:
- the LOC113821365 gene encoding circumsporozoite protein-like encodes MNEFALRFLLKSMCKRVLSLKTYHCMTGERFNGHAVKQTTREAKRQAGGQSDKQEGSQTSRRAVRQAGGQSDKQEGSQTSRRAVRQAGGQSDKQEGSQTSRRAVRQAGGQSGKQEGSQTSRRAVRQAGGQSDKQEGSQTSRRAVRQAGGQSGKQEGSQTSRRAVRQAGGQSDKQEGSQTSRRAVRQAGGQSDKQEGSQASRRAVRQAGGQSDKQEGSQASRRAVRQAGGQSDKQEGSQASRRAVRQAGGQSGKQEGSQTSRRAVRQAGGQSDKQEGSQTSRRAVRQAGGQSDKQEGSQTSRRAVRQAGGQSDKQEGSQTSRRAVRQAGGQSDKQEGSQTSRRAVRQAGKQTSREAGQAAKRPGKHGGMQDGRQARRKSGVCRQTSRQAGKQSAREAWRHTSGEPHMHGGIRASSHTGREAGRQACGQARCIVAGGLGDADLARARWPYRARVSHGAAALGTAAAAAAAGVTSPLTPGLKLAARTVLLTTVQPKFICRIY; translated from the exons ATGAATGAATTTGCTCTGCGATTCCTTTTAAAATCTATGTGCAAGCGTGTGCTAAGTCTTAAGACGTACCA CTGTATG ACAGGCGAACGCTTCAACGGCCATGCAGTGAAACAGACAACCCGGGAGGCAAAGAGGCAAGCAGGAGGGCAGTCAGACAAGCAGGAGGGCAGTCAGACAAGCAGGAGGGCAGTCAGACAAGCAGGAGGGCAGTCAGACAAGCAGGAGGGCAGTCAGACAAGCAGGAGGGCAGTCAGGCAAGCAGGAGGGCAGTCAGACAAGCAGGAGGGCAGTCAGACAAGCAGGAGGGCAGTCAGGCAAGCAGGAGGGCAGTCAGGCAAGCAGGAGGGCAGTCAGACAAGCAGGAGGGCAGTCAGACAAGCAGGAGGGCAGTCAGACAAGCAGGAGGGCAGTCAGACAAGCAGGAGGGCAGTCAGACAAGCAGGAGGGCAGTCAGGCAAGCAGGAGGGCAGTCAGACAAGCAGGAGGGCAGTCAGACAAGCAGGAGGGCAGTCAGACAAGCAGGAGGGCAGTCAGACAAGCAGGAGGGCAGTCAGGCAAGCAGGAGGGCAGTCAGACAAGCAGGAGGGCAGTCAGGCAAGCAGGAGGGCAGTCAGACAAGCAGGAGGGCAGTCAGACAAGCAGGAGGGCAGTCAGGCAAGCAGGAGGGCAGTCAGACAAGCAGGAGGGCAGTCAGACAAGCAGGAGGGCAGTCAGGCAAGCAGGAGGGCAGTCAGACAAGCAGGAGGGCAGTCAGGCAAGCAGGAGGGCAGTCAGACAAGCAGGAGGGCAGTCAGACAAGCAGGAGGGCAGTCAGACAAGCAGGAGGGCAGTCAGACAAGCAGGAGGGCAGTCAGGCAAGCAGGAGGGCAGTCAGACAAGCAGGAGGGCAGTCAGACAAGCAGGAGGGCAGTCAGACAAGCAGGAGGGCAGTCAGACAAGCAGGAGGGCAGTCAGACAAGCAGGAGGGCAGTCAGACAAGCAGGAGGGCAGTCAGACAAGCAGGAGGGCAGTCAGACAAGCAGGAGGGCAGTCAGACAAGCAGGAAAGCAGACAAGTCGAGAAGCGGGGCAAGCAGCCAAGCGCCCCGGTAAGCACGGAGGTATGCAAGATGGCAGACAGGCAAGGAGAAAATCGGGCGTatgcaggcagacaagcagacaggcaggaaAGCAGAGCGCCAGAGAGGCATGGAGGCACACGAGCGGGGAGCCACACATGCATGGAGGCATCCGGGCGAGTAGTCacacaggcagggaggcaggcaggcaggcatgcgGGCAGGCACGGTGCATAGTGGCGGGCGGGCTCGGCGACGCAGACCTGGCAAGGGCGCGCTGGCCTTATAGGGCCCGAGTGAGTCATGGGGCGGCGGCACTGGgcacggcagcggcggcggcggcagcgggtgTCACATCGCCGCTGACCCCGGGCTTGAAGCTGGCCGCCCGAACCGTGTTATTGACAACTGTTCAGCCGAAGTTTATTTGTCGCATTTACTGA